The following are encoded together in the Bubalus kerabau isolate K-KA32 ecotype Philippines breed swamp buffalo chromosome 3, PCC_UOA_SB_1v2, whole genome shotgun sequence genome:
- the TDP2 gene encoding tyrosyl-DNA phosphodiesterase 2 isoform X1, with translation MERNSGPEAGPEAELEEGEPEVKKRKHLCVEFASVASCDAAVAQCYLAENDWEMERALNSYFEPAMEESASESRPESLSEPGSCVDLTKEETNDSISSKTSTSEDKSVQQEDGSVFSFITWNIDGLDMNNLLERARGVCSYLALYSPDVIFLQEVIPPYYAYLKKKASSYKIITGREEGYFTAIMLKKSRVKFKSQEIIPFPNTQMMRNLLCVHVSVSGNELCLMTSHLESTRGHAKERMNQLKMVLEKMQEAPGSTTVIFAGDTNLRDQEVTKCGGLPNNILDVWEFLGKPKHCQYTWDTQMNSNLGIAANCKLRFDRIFFRAAAEGGHIIPQSLDLLGLEKLDCGRFPSDHWGLLCNLDVIL, from the exons ATGGAGCGGAACAGCGGTCCGGAGGCTGGGCCGGAGGCGGAGCTAGAGGAGGGGGAGCCCGAGGTTAAGAAGCGGAAACACCTGTGTGTGGAGTTTGCTTCGGTCGCGAGTTGCGACGCCGCTGTGGCTCAGTGCTACCTGGCCGAGAACGACTGGGAGATGGAA AGAGCGCTGAACTCCTACTTCGAGCCCGCCATGGAGGAGAGCGCTTCAGAAAGCCGTCCCGAGTCCCTCTCTGAGCCCGGGTCCTG TGTTGACCTAACCAAGGAAGAAACAAATGATTCCATTAGTTCTAAAACCAGCACATCTGAAGATAAAAGTGTTCAACAAGAAGATGGCAGTGTATTCTCTTTCATTACCTGGAATATTGATGGATTGGACATGAACAATCTGCTAGAGAGGGCTCGAGGGGTGTGTTCCTATTTAGCTTT GTACAGCCCTGATGTGATATTTCTACAGGAAGTTATTCCCCCATATTATGCCTACCTAAAGAAGAAAGCAAGTAGTTACAAGATTATTACAG GTCGTGAAGAAGGATATTTCACAGCTATAATGTTGAAGAAATCGAGAGTGAAGTTTAAAAGCCAAGAAATTATTCCTTTTCCAAATACGCAAATGATGAGAAACCTTTTGTGTGTTCat GTGAGTGTGTCAGGAAATGAACTTTGCCTTATGACTTCTCATTTGGAAAGCACCAGAGGGCACGCTAAGGAACGAATGAATCAGTTGAAAATGGTTTTAGAGAAAATGCAAGAGGCTCCAGGATCAACTACAGTTATATTTGCTGGAGATACGAATCTCAGGGATCAAGAA gttACCAAATGTGGTGGTTTACCCAACAACATTTTGGATGTCTGGGAGTTTTTGGGCAAACCTAAGCATTGCCAGTATACATGGGATACACAAATGAACTCTAATCTTGGAATAGCTGCTAATTGTAAACTTCGTTTTGATCGAATATTTTTTAGAGCCGCAGCAGAAGGTGGCCACATTATTCCCCAAAGTTTGGACCTGCTTGGGCTGGAAAAACTGGACTGTGGTAGATTTCCCAGTGATCACTGGGGTCTTCTGTGCAACTTAGATGTAATATTGTGA
- the TDP2 gene encoding tyrosyl-DNA phosphodiesterase 2 isoform X2, producing the protein MERNSGPEAGPEAELEEGEPEVKKRKHLCVEFASVASCDAAVAQCYLAENDWEMERALNSYFEPAMEESASESRPESLSEPGSWYSPDVIFLQEVIPPYYAYLKKKASSYKIITGREEGYFTAIMLKKSRVKFKSQEIIPFPNTQMMRNLLCVHVSVSGNELCLMTSHLESTRGHAKERMNQLKMVLEKMQEAPGSTTVIFAGDTNLRDQEVTKCGGLPNNILDVWEFLGKPKHCQYTWDTQMNSNLGIAANCKLRFDRIFFRAAAEGGHIIPQSLDLLGLEKLDCGRFPSDHWGLLCNLDVIL; encoded by the exons ATGGAGCGGAACAGCGGTCCGGAGGCTGGGCCGGAGGCGGAGCTAGAGGAGGGGGAGCCCGAGGTTAAGAAGCGGAAACACCTGTGTGTGGAGTTTGCTTCGGTCGCGAGTTGCGACGCCGCTGTGGCTCAGTGCTACCTGGCCGAGAACGACTGGGAGATGGAA AGAGCGCTGAACTCCTACTTCGAGCCCGCCATGGAGGAGAGCGCTTCAGAAAGCCGTCCCGAGTCCCTCTCTGAGCCCGGGTCCTG GTACAGCCCTGATGTGATATTTCTACAGGAAGTTATTCCCCCATATTATGCCTACCTAAAGAAGAAAGCAAGTAGTTACAAGATTATTACAG GTCGTGAAGAAGGATATTTCACAGCTATAATGTTGAAGAAATCGAGAGTGAAGTTTAAAAGCCAAGAAATTATTCCTTTTCCAAATACGCAAATGATGAGAAACCTTTTGTGTGTTCat GTGAGTGTGTCAGGAAATGAACTTTGCCTTATGACTTCTCATTTGGAAAGCACCAGAGGGCACGCTAAGGAACGAATGAATCAGTTGAAAATGGTTTTAGAGAAAATGCAAGAGGCTCCAGGATCAACTACAGTTATATTTGCTGGAGATACGAATCTCAGGGATCAAGAA gttACCAAATGTGGTGGTTTACCCAACAACATTTTGGATGTCTGGGAGTTTTTGGGCAAACCTAAGCATTGCCAGTATACATGGGATACACAAATGAACTCTAATCTTGGAATAGCTGCTAATTGTAAACTTCGTTTTGATCGAATATTTTTTAGAGCCGCAGCAGAAGGTGGCCACATTATTCCCCAAAGTTTGGACCTGCTTGGGCTGGAAAAACTGGACTGTGGTAGATTTCCCAGTGATCACTGGGGTCTTCTGTGCAACTTAGATGTAATATTGTGA